GGAAAACTCGAGCGCGCACAGGTTGTAGCCCCCTGGCAGCGGCCCGCGAGCGGCGCTCGCGGTCGCTGCGGCGAGCATCCGGGCGCCTTTCGCCTCGAGCCTCGCATACGCGAAGACATCCCCGGCGACCCAGGCAGTGACGGCGCAAGCAATCGCGAGGATGCCCAGCCCTGTCCGCCGAAAGCGCTCCCCGACGCGCCCCGCAAGGTAGTCGAAAAGCATGAGGAAGGCGAACAGATACGAAAGGTGCAGGTAACGCACATACCGGGCTTCCCAGTGAGTCATTCCAATGCTTCCCAGCGCGTAGATCACCGGCACCAGGACCAGGAGCAGCCTGCGAGGCGAACGAAGATACAGGAGGGTTGCAAAGGTCACCATGGCCATGCCGCCGAAGTCGAACAACCGCTTGAGCCCGTAGGCCGAGCCGGCTTCAGGCAACCAGTTCTCGGAATCGGTCAGCACGTGCCGCCAGCGCCACGAGATGACGCTCAGCACGAATTCGGGGTGCTCTCGCCAGGCTCGAAAGTATTCGGACGTGAAATAGCGGTTTGCCTCGACGGACAGCCATTTCATGCCCTTCTGCTGAAGGACCTCACCGGCCTTGCGGTCGTCCAGCACGAAACCGTAGTCGTTGGGCAACTCGCCGAGACCTTCCCAGAGCGCATTGCCGCCGCCCGTGGTCGAGAATACCCAGTGGCCGTTCTCGACGCGGTTGTGCAGGCCCCATGCCGCAATCGGGAGCGCGAAGGCCGCAACGAGCACGGCGACGGCCGCGATTCCGCGGCGATTCGCGTGCTGCCAAAGCAACCACAACGCAAGAAGACCCGGCAGCAGCAGCATGTCGGGGCGAATCAGCGCGGCAATGCCGAGGTAGACGCCGGTCGCCGCACAAAAGGCGTGCCGCGGCCTGTCCCCCGCGGCGCAGATCACGGTAAGCGCGAGTGCTCCCAGAATCAAGACGGGCGAGATGAACTCCGCAAGCAGGAACGTGCTTCCGAAGGCCCAGAGCGGATACACGGCATAGAGGACCGCGCCGCAAAGCGCGAGCACCGTCGCGAGACCCGCGCGCCGCAGCAGGAAGTAGACGAGCGGCACTCCGGCACAGTCGATGACGGCCTGCCCGACGCGCATCGTCTGGGGCCCGTCCATTCCGGCGAGTCGAAAGGCCGCGAGTAGCGCAGGGTACCCCGGGGGATAGGCCAGCGAAGTGTAATCGAGCGCGATGACGTCATTCGCAAGCTTCAGGTACATCGGCGTAATTCCGCCGAAATAGTTCTTCGTCGCCCAAACCAGGTAGTCGACTTCCCCGCCCTGGATGGCGATCGCCTGAACGCGGACGTAGATCGCGGCAGCGACCGCGAGAATGAGCGCGACCCAGACCGCGCCAGGCTGCGCACGCGGCACGGAAAGCCGGCTCATGACGGATCCCTTCCGGAAGAGGTGCCGCGGCTGCCGGGAAGCATCATGCCCGCGACCAACCCACCACCGCGATGCCGCTCGCGATGAGCACGATGCCCACCCACTGGGCGGCGCCGATGGGCTCGGAGAGCACCAGGCGCGAGGCGAGGATGACGGCAATGAACTGCGCGGCCGCGAACGACTGGGCCACGTTCAGCGGCAGCCACCCCAGGATCATCACGTAGATGAGCGCGGCCACCCCGAAGGACGCCAGCCCGAGCACGAGCTTCCACGACTGCAGGCGCTCGATCAGCGGGCCGGGAACGGCAAACTCGTCGGCGCCCGTCTTCATGAGCAGGTTGGCCATGACCGTGAAACCGATCATGGCGGCGAACGCGAGCGCGATTTTCACGATGCGGGACCTCCTGGCTTGCGCGCGACGCCGACCACCTGCAGGCCCGCGCGCTTCAATCCCGGCAGGCGCGTGGTGAGCTCGTCGACGGCCGTCGCGAAACGGGTGATGGCGCGTATCCCGGGGATGAAGCGGAACAGCCGGTTGAACACGAGCACGTCGCTGTTCATGAAGAAGCAGAAGCCCAGGAAGCCGTAGGTCTTCCACGACACGACCTCGAGGCCCGCGGCTTCGAGCGGCGGCACGGTCTCGGCCCACAGGAGCGGGCGCTCGGTATCGGCGTCCAGTGCGGGCGACAGGCGATAGATCACGGCGCGGATGAGCCGCCAGAGCACGAAGTCGCTCACGGGCTCCCGGAAGAAGAACCGCCCGCCGGGCTGGAGCACCCGCGCCACTTCCGCGAAGAGCGCCGCGCGATCCGAGACGTGGTGCACGCCTCCGAGCATGAAGACGGAGCCGACCGAGGCGTCCGCGAGCGGCAGGCGCGTCGCGTCGCCTTGCGCATAGAGATAGTCCGGGCGCCCGGCCGCGGCGCGGCGCGCCTGCTCGAGCATCGGCAGCGACACGTCCACGCCCACGCCGAAACGCACGCGCGCGCCGAAGAGCTTGAGCATCTCGCCCTGCCCGCAGCACAGTTCCGCAACGCTCTCGAGGTCCTGCGGCCGCACTTCCTTCTCGAGGCAATGGTCGAGATACGCCATGTACTCCTGCGTATGCGGGTAGGCGAGGTTCTCGCTGTACTGGCGCGCGAACGACTCGTCGTAGTGCTCCATCTGCCGGCGCGCGTCCTCGGATGTGTCGGGAGGCAGCAGGCGCGGGATGCCGGAGGCAGTCACCTCGTAGCGCTCCGCCGTCGAAGGCGTGACCAGCGCGCCGTCGGCGGCCGCGAGCGGCTCGCCCGTGGCCGGGCAGCGCAGCAGCGCGAGGTGCCGGGGGTCCAGGGAAGTCATTTCTCGCCCACCACCGTCCAGCTGTAGCCGCGCCGCGCCGCCGCGCGCACGTTGCGCAATCCCTGGCCCTCGAGGAGGGCCACGGCCTCCTCGCGCGTGTAGTACTTCGCGTAGGCGGGGTTCAGCTGGTCGTAGATCACGAGCCGGCGCTTGTCCGGGCTCATCCGGAAGAGCACGTTCTCGAGATAGTCCCTGAGCGGCAGCGGCACGATGCGGCTGAGCATCCGGTAGGCGACCAGCCCGGCGTACAGGAGCCACACCACCGCCGTGAGGAGAGGGTGCGGCAGGCGCCGCGTGATGGCGCGCAGCGGCAGCACGAGCGCAAGGTAGAGCCCGTTGCCCTCGCGGCCGTAGAGCCACACGAGGAAGCGCCCTCCCGGGACGAGCGCCTCGCGCACGCGCGCGACCACAGGCGCCGGATCGGGAATGTGATGCAGCACGCCGATCGAGAGCGCGAGGTCCGCCGACACGTCGGCCGGCAGCTCGTCGCCGGCGCAGCGCAGCGCGCGCACGCGAGCGGCCGTCTCCGGCGGCAGCGTGGCCACGTTGCTCGCGAGCACGTCGTACGCGTCGGAGGGCTCGACGGCCGTCACCTGCCCGGCGCCGGCGGCGAGCGCCATCTGCACGATGCGCCCCGTGCCGCTGCCGATGTCGAGCACGCGACGGCCGCGGAAATCGGCCGGGTCCACGAGGCCGTTCAGGATGTCGGCGAAGAGCTCCTGCGACCCGTAGAAGCCTTCGTTCGAGGTGTAGCGCGTCCACTGGTCGCCGAAGTCGGCGATCGTCTGCCGCTTGAGGGTGTCTTCGGCAGCGTCGCGCTCGGCGGGGCGGGAGGAGCTCATGGGGCGCTGCGTTCCGCGAGGGCGAGGATGGAGACGCCGAAGGGCGGCCGCAGCACCCGCGCGAGCGCCACGTCGGCCGCGAAAATGGCCTTCAGTATCCCGTTGAGTGCGGGCGTGTTCACCTGGTTCTCGCTCTCGAGCCGGATGCCCAGGAGCCGGATCACCTGGCGCGCGAGCCAGATCGGGACGAAGAGCAGGAAGTTGAAGTGGTACGACTCGCGGCAAGCGAGACCGGCGCGCGTCACGCGCTCGAGCAAGGGCCCCGCGCGGTAGCGCCGCTTGTGGTGCGCGACCTCGTCCTGCAGGCCCCAGAGGGACGGGAACGCCGGCACGGTGAGCAGAAGCGTGCCGCCTGGCTTGAGCACGCGGCGCAGTTCCGCGAGCGCGCCCACGTCGTCGTCCACGTGCTCGATGATGTCGGTGGCGATGACGAGGTCGAACGTGGCGTCGGGGAACGGGATGGCGGCCACGGTGCCCTGGTCCACGACGCCCAGGCCCTTTTCGGCGCACCAGCGGATGGCGTCCGGGCTGGGGTCCAGGCCGCGGTAGCGCGTGAAGCCCATTTCCTTCAGCAGGCGCAGGTTCGTGCCGGTGCTCGTGCCCACGTCGAGCACCGCGGCATCGGCCGGGAGGCGCAGCGCCTCGATATGCGCGCGGAAGAGCCGGCGCCGGCCCACGAACCACCAGTGGGTCTGCTCGACCTGGCTTTCGACCGCGTAGGTTGCGCTGTCCACGAGCCGGGTCCTAGTGAAGCGCCGGGGCGTCGCGCAGGTGGCGCTGCAGCACCAGCCAGCACCACAGGAAAAGACGCTCGTCGCGGCGCCCTTCGCGGTGCGCGGCGAGGTGCCCATCGAACGCGGCCCGGTCGAAGGAAAGCGCGGCCGAAGGCTCTGGAAACTCCCAGTCCTTCAGCCAGGCGGTGAGCGGCATCGCGAAGCCCTTCTTCGGCCGGTCGAGCAGCCGATCCGGCACCCAGCCCCGCATCGCCTTGCGCAGGATGTGCTTGCCCTTGCCGCCGCGGCACTTCATCGAGGTGGGCAGGCGGCGCGCGAGATCGACGACCTCGTTGTCGAGAAAGGGCGCGCGCGCCTCGAGCCCGACCATCATCGTGGCGCGATCCACCTTCGCAAGTACGCTGTCCTGCAGGTAGAAGCGTGCGTAGAACTCCGTCGTGCGGCCCACGGGATCGGGCGCGCCGCTCGACTCCCACGCCTCGATGGCATCGGCGTACACCGCCTCCCAGCTCGCCGGCTCGCGCAGCAGCTCGCCGATCTCGGCCGGTTCCAGCGGCCCCAGCCAGGCGGGGTTCCACGCGCTGGGCGGGTAGTCCAGGCCGCGCAGCGTGCGCTTCACCTTGAAGTCGAGGCTCAGGTATCCCTCGGAGCTCGGCAGGCTCTCGACTCCACGGCGCACCAGTCGCCGAATCGCCGCGGGAACCAGGCGCGTGTAGACCGATGCGGGGCCCAGCGCGCGAAAGGGCGCGTAGCCGGCGAAGAGCTCGTCGCCTCCGTCGCCGCCCAGCGCGACCGTCACGTGCTTGCGCGCGAATCGCGCGAGGAGAAAGGTGGGGACGATCGAGCTGTCGCCCATCGGCTCGTCGAGCAGGCCCATGACCGGGTCCGCGTTCTCGCGGGCCGTGGCGATGTCGAGGATCTCCTCGCGATGCTCCGTGCCCGCGTGCTCGGCCATTTGGCGGGCATATCCCGACTCGTCGAAGCTCCTCTCGCGGAAGCCGATGGCGAAGGTCTTCACGCGATCGACGTTCGTCTCGCGAGCGGCGCACGCCACGATGGCGCTCGAATCCATGCCGCCGGACAGGAAGATGCCGATCGGCACGTCGGCCACCATGCGCCGGCGGACGGCGGCCGACAGGCGTGCCCGCAGATCCTCGGCGACTTCGTCCTCGCCCCGGTTCGCCATCGCGTCATCGGGCTCGACCGCGAAACGGTAGTAGGCGTCGGATCTGGCTGCGCCCGTCGCGAGGTCGAAGTCGAGCCGGTGCCCGCCCGGCAGCTTGGCGATCGCGCGATAGAGCGTGAGCGGCGCCGGGATGAAGCCGTACGCGAAGTAGCGCTTCAGGCCCAGCGAATCGATCTCGCGGCCGACGCCCGGGTGCCGAAGCAGCGACTTGAGCTCCGAGGCGAAGGCAAGCGTGCCCCCGGCGATCGACCAGTACAGCGGCTTCTTCCCGAAGCGGTCGCGCGCGAGGAAGAGCCGGCCCGCCGTGCGGTCATACACGCAGAAGGCGAACATCCCGTTCAGGCGCAGCGGCAATTCGCGCCCCCACTGCCGGTAGCCGTGCACCAGGACCTCGGTGTCCGAATGATCGGAGCGGAAGCGGTGCCCGAGGCGCTCGAGCTCGGCGCGCAGCTCGCGGTGGTTGTAGATCTCGCCGTTGAAGATGACGACCGTGGTGCCGCCGGCATCGGACATGGGCTGCGCGCCGCCCTCGTGGTCGAGGATCGACAGGCGCCGGTGGCCGAGCGCCACGGGACGGTCCGGGCAGCGGTAGAAGCCCTCGCCGTCGGGACCCCGGTGCGCCAGGGCCCGCGTCATCGCCTGGAGCACATGAGGCCCCGGGTCGTGGCCGGCGACTCCCGCGATTCCGCACATCTCACCGATCCTCGAGGTTGAGCGTGTCGCGCACCAGGTACACGGACTTGCCCTGCGATTCGTAGTACGTGCGCATCACCAGCTCGGCCATCAACCCCATGAGGATCGACATCACGCCCGTGATGAAGGACATGACGACCAGGAGCGGCAGCGGCGTGAGGATGAAGGCCACGCCCTCGAAGAGCTTGAGAAAGATCGCATAGGCGCCGGCCACCACCGAAATGAGAATGCTCACCAGCCCGAAGCCCCCGAACACGTAGATGGGCTTTGTGGCGTACTTGGACAGGAACTTCACGACGATCAGGTCGAGCACCACCTTCGCCACGCGCTCCAGGCCGTACTTGGAGGCGCCGTGCATGCGCGGGTGGTGGGCCACCGGGATCTCGGCCACGCGCGCACCGTGCCAGCTCGCGTAGATCGGGATGAAGCGGTGCATCTCGCCGTAGAGCTTCACGCCCTTGATCACGTCCTTGTGGTACGCCTTGAGGGAGCAGCCGTAGTCGTGCAGGTGCACGCCGGAGATCGCGGAGATCAGGCGGTTGGCGATGCGGCTCGGCAGGTTGCGCTTGAGCTCGCCGTCCTGACGGTCCTTGCGCCACCCG
The sequence above is a segment of the Betaproteobacteria bacterium genome. Coding sequences within it:
- the asnB gene encoding asparagine synthase (glutamine-hydrolyzing), whose translation is MCGIAGVAGHDPGPHVLQAMTRALAHRGPDGEGFYRCPDRPVALGHRRLSILDHEGGAQPMSDAGGTTVVIFNGEIYNHRELRAELERLGHRFRSDHSDTEVLVHGYRQWGRELPLRLNGMFAFCVYDRTAGRLFLARDRFGKKPLYWSIAGGTLAFASELKSLLRHPGVGREIDSLGLKRYFAYGFIPAPLTLYRAIAKLPGGHRLDFDLATGAARSDAYYRFAVEPDDAMANRGEDEVAEDLRARLSAAVRRRMVADVPIGIFLSGGMDSSAIVACAARETNVDRVKTFAIGFRERSFDESGYARQMAEHAGTEHREEILDIATARENADPVMGLLDEPMGDSSIVPTFLLARFARKHVTVALGGDGGDELFAGYAPFRALGPASVYTRLVPAAIRRLVRRGVESLPSSEGYLSLDFKVKRTLRGLDYPPSAWNPAWLGPLEPAEIGELLREPASWEAVYADAIEAWESSGAPDPVGRTTEFYARFYLQDSVLAKVDRATMMVGLEARAPFLDNEVVDLARRLPTSMKCRGGKGKHILRKAMRGWVPDRLLDRPKKGFAMPLTAWLKDWEFPEPSAALSFDRAAFDGHLAAHREGRRDERLFLWCWLVLQRHLRDAPALH
- a CDS encoding methyltransferase domain-containing protein, whose protein sequence is MTSLDPRHLALLRCPATGEPLAAADGALVTPSTAERYEVTASGIPRLLPPDTSEDARRQMEHYDESFARQYSENLAYPHTQEYMAYLDHCLEKEVRPQDLESVAELCCGQGEMLKLFGARVRFGVGVDVSLPMLEQARRAAAGRPDYLYAQGDATRLPLADASVGSVFMLGGVHHVSDRAALFAEVARVLQPGGRFFFREPVSDFVLWRLIRAVIYRLSPALDADTERPLLWAETVPPLEAAGLEVVSWKTYGFLGFCFFMNSDVLVFNRLFRFIPGIRAITRFATAVDELTTRLPGLKRAGLQVVGVARKPGGPAS
- a CDS encoding glycosyltransferase family 2 protein, translating into MISVVIPIFNEADNIPLLYDKLAAELPGLGREFEVILVNDGSTDGSTERLAEVAGRDPRFKVINLRKNFGQTAAMMAGIDHARGDIIVPMDGDLQNDPADIRRLLDKLEEGYEVVSGWRKDRQDGELKRNLPSRIANRLISAISGVHLHDYGCSLKAYHKDVIKGVKLYGEMHRFIPIYASWHGARVAEIPVAHHPRMHGASKYGLERVAKVVLDLIVVKFLSKYATKPIYVFGGFGLVSILISVVAGAYAIFLKLFEGVAFILTPLPLLVVMSFITGVMSILMGLMAELVMRTYYESQGKSVYLVRDTLNLEDR
- a CDS encoding methyltransferase domain-containing protein, whose protein sequence is MSSSRPAERDAAEDTLKRQTIADFGDQWTRYTSNEGFYGSQELFADILNGLVDPADFRGRRVLDIGSGTGRIVQMALAAGAGQVTAVEPSDAYDVLASNVATLPPETAARVRALRCAGDELPADVSADLALSIGVLHHIPDPAPVVARVREALVPGGRFLVWLYGREGNGLYLALVLPLRAITRRLPHPLLTAVVWLLYAGLVAYRMLSRIVPLPLRDYLENVLFRMSPDKRRLVIYDQLNPAYAKYYTREEAVALLEGQGLRNVRAAARRGYSWTVVGEK
- a CDS encoding class I SAM-dependent methyltransferase produces the protein MDSATYAVESQVEQTHWWFVGRRRLFRAHIEALRLPADAAVLDVGTSTGTNLRLLKEMGFTRYRGLDPSPDAIRWCAEKGLGVVDQGTVAAIPFPDATFDLVIATDIIEHVDDDVGALAELRRVLKPGGTLLLTVPAFPSLWGLQDEVAHHKRRYRAGPLLERVTRAGLACRESYHFNFLLFVPIWLARQVIRLLGIRLESENQVNTPALNGILKAIFAADVALARVLRPPFGVSILALAERSAP
- a CDS encoding glycosyltransferase family 39 protein gives rise to the protein MSRLSVPRAQPGAVWVALILAVAAAIYVRVQAIAIQGGEVDYLVWATKNYFGGITPMYLKLANDVIALDYTSLAYPPGYPALLAAFRLAGMDGPQTMRVGQAVIDCAGVPLVYFLLRRAGLATVLALCGAVLYAVYPLWAFGSTFLLAEFISPVLILGALALTVICAAGDRPRHAFCAATGVYLGIAALIRPDMLLLPGLLALWLLWQHANRRGIAAVAVLVAAFALPIAAWGLHNRVENGHWVFSTTGGGNALWEGLGELPNDYGFVLDDRKAGEVLQQKGMKWLSVEANRYFTSEYFRAWREHPEFVLSVISWRWRHVLTDSENWLPEAGSAYGLKRLFDFGGMAMVTFATLLYLRSPRRLLLVLVPVIYALGSIGMTHWEARYVRYLHLSYLFAFLMLFDYLAGRVGERFRRTGLGILAIACAVTAWVAGDVFAYARLEAKGARMLAAATASAARGPLPGGYNLCALEFSGFVPGARVVRRDCALEVVTSNEPFDYQAMATVKIPEGSVVMAHFSGHVASGGVSIGLLLGDESRFIALSSRKSAGDFEGQLLGYAGERDTVKVVVSNFKPAGGSSQATLRDFELKCYPRPCGTGTGSK